Proteins from a genomic interval of Ramlibacter algicola:
- a CDS encoding ABC transporter substrate-binding protein: MDIRTLRTLIAIGTALATFPALAADPPILIGASITQSPPGSVVQGTQVKDGMEILKDMVNAKGGILGRQVKVLYEDNQGIPEKGRAATEKLITNDKVVALAGGHQSSVCLAEIEVAHRYKVPYVNTNCWSDDVRKRGYPEVFNTSPYNTLVSSSMATTLAAMGVKKVVAFAENTDYGIGQAKLTGELLKQKAPNIDYKYETLDRSSKDFTAVMLPLRANPPDVIVMSMLPPAAYIVMNQAYEQGVAPSAKTLLYDGGGLVDYPDFWQNVKEGGKHLLSFALYHPAMPQTQLAKDIAAEYKKRTGADINRLVLQAADSLHLVLEGIKSAKSTEPDKLAQAMRTMKFDSLRGVSNFSTKEGFGYQQWLDIPYVNYEVTEIKQPVGQTVMLQAPGQKFDTSKIVRPK; this comes from the coding sequence ATGGACATCCGGACCCTGCGCACGCTCATCGCCATCGGCACCGCACTGGCGACGTTCCCGGCCTTAGCCGCCGATCCCCCCATCCTCATCGGCGCGAGCATCACGCAATCGCCGCCCGGGTCCGTCGTGCAGGGCACGCAGGTCAAGGACGGGATGGAAATCCTCAAGGACATGGTCAACGCCAAGGGCGGCATCCTCGGGCGGCAGGTCAAGGTCCTGTACGAGGACAACCAGGGCATCCCGGAGAAGGGCCGCGCGGCCACCGAGAAGCTGATCACCAACGACAAGGTCGTCGCGCTCGCCGGCGGCCACCAGAGCTCGGTGTGCCTGGCCGAGATCGAGGTCGCGCACCGCTACAAGGTGCCGTACGTCAACACCAACTGCTGGTCCGACGACGTGCGCAAGCGCGGCTACCCCGAGGTGTTCAACACCTCGCCGTACAACACGCTGGTGTCGTCGTCGATGGCGACCACGCTGGCCGCGATGGGCGTGAAGAAGGTCGTCGCCTTCGCCGAGAACACCGACTACGGCATCGGCCAGGCCAAGCTCACGGGCGAGCTGCTCAAGCAGAAGGCGCCCAACATCGACTACAAGTACGAGACGCTGGACCGCTCCAGCAAGGACTTCACCGCGGTGATGCTCCCGCTGCGCGCCAACCCGCCCGACGTCATCGTCATGTCGATGCTGCCGCCCGCAGCCTACATCGTGATGAACCAGGCGTACGAGCAGGGCGTCGCACCCTCGGCCAAGACGCTGCTGTACGACGGTGGCGGCCTGGTCGACTACCCGGACTTCTGGCAGAACGTGAAGGAAGGCGGCAAGCACCTGCTGTCCTTCGCGCTGTACCACCCCGCCATGCCGCAGACGCAGCTGGCCAAGGACATCGCGGCCGAATACAAGAAGCGCACCGGCGCCGACATCAACCGCCTGGTGCTGCAGGCCGCCGACTCGCTGCACCTGGTGCTCGAAGGCATCAAGAGCGCCAAGAGCACCGAGCCGGACAAGCTGGCGCAGGCGATGCGCACGATGAAGTTCGACAGCCTGCGCGGCGTGAGCAACTTCTCGACCAAGGAAGGCTTCGGCTACCAGCAGTGGCTGGACATCCCGTACGTCAACTACGAGGTCACGGAGATCAAGCAGCCGGTCGGCCAGACCGTGATGCTGCAGGCGCCCGGCCAGAAGTTCGACACGAGCAAGATCGTCCGTCCCAAGTGA
- a CDS encoding PQQ-dependent sugar dehydrogenase: MAMKKIQAGIAFAVLACVGSPAPAQPLPAGTPAVPASGTPPGATASTEEPGWAKGRPKSDEAQKMAPVPAFPIPTAPDKLPTSKFKLPPGFKAETWASGVLDARELRQGAKGNIFVSSLFVANKVYAIAEQGERKPKVIIDNMPLATGIAFHKGSLYVGTNTKLMRYDNVEDNLDKLGEPKVLYDKLPGGTDHSWKYFRIKDDKLYFNIGAPCNICDPGEYAKIYRMNLDGSNVETIASGVRNTVGFDFDPKTGDLWFTDNGRDWLSEELPNDELNRVPKAQFGKLHFGYPFCHQGSIPDPEFGWGKSCADYAKPAALLGPHAGSLGLTFYQGKMFPAKYRGAMFIARHGPWNRTKKYADIQVAIPDGKGGAKLETFMTGFVENNSYLGRPVDFLVMKDGSLLVSDDHAGAIYRISYTGK, from the coding sequence ATGGCGATGAAGAAGATCCAGGCCGGCATCGCGTTCGCGGTGCTGGCGTGCGTGGGCTCGCCCGCCCCCGCGCAACCGCTGCCCGCCGGCACGCCGGCCGTCCCGGCGTCCGGCACCCCGCCCGGCGCCACCGCGAGCACCGAGGAACCCGGCTGGGCCAAGGGCCGGCCGAAGAGCGACGAGGCGCAGAAGATGGCGCCCGTCCCCGCGTTCCCGATTCCCACCGCGCCCGACAAGCTGCCCACCAGCAAGTTCAAGCTGCCACCGGGCTTCAAGGCCGAGACCTGGGCCTCGGGCGTGCTCGACGCGCGCGAGCTGCGCCAGGGCGCCAAGGGCAACATCTTCGTCAGCTCGCTGTTCGTGGCGAACAAGGTCTATGCAATTGCCGAGCAGGGTGAGCGCAAGCCCAAGGTGATCATCGACAACATGCCGCTGGCCACGGGCATCGCGTTCCACAAGGGCAGCCTGTACGTGGGCACCAACACCAAGCTCATGCGCTACGACAACGTCGAGGACAACCTGGACAAGCTGGGCGAGCCCAAGGTGCTGTACGACAAGCTGCCCGGCGGCACCGACCACAGCTGGAAGTACTTCCGCATCAAGGACGACAAGCTGTACTTCAACATCGGCGCGCCATGCAACATCTGCGACCCGGGCGAGTACGCGAAGATCTACCGCATGAACCTCGATGGCAGCAACGTCGAGACCATCGCCTCCGGCGTGCGCAACACGGTGGGCTTCGACTTCGACCCGAAGACGGGCGACCTCTGGTTCACCGACAACGGGCGCGACTGGTTGAGCGAGGAGCTGCCGAACGACGAACTCAATCGCGTGCCCAAGGCCCAGTTCGGGAAGCTCCACTTCGGCTACCCGTTCTGCCACCAGGGCAGCATCCCCGACCCCGAGTTCGGCTGGGGCAAGTCGTGCGCCGATTACGCCAAGCCCGCCGCGCTGCTGGGCCCGCATGCCGGCTCGCTGGGCCTGACCTTCTACCAGGGCAAGATGTTCCCGGCGAAGTACCGCGGCGCGATGTTCATCGCGCGCCACGGCCCGTGGAACCGCACCAAGAAGTACGCCGACATCCAGGTCGCCATCCCCGACGGCAAGGGCGGTGCGAAGCTGGAGACGTTCATGACGGGCTTCGTCGAGAACAACAGCTACCTCGGGCGGCCGGTCGACTTCCTGGTGATGAAGGACGGCTCGCTGCTGGTCAGCGACGACCACGCCGGCGCCATCTACCGCATCAGCTACACCGGAAAGTGA
- a CDS encoding branched-chain amino acid ABC transporter permease → MIGPGPLWRDRLAFDMRIAVLVCVVLAVLPLVVQGPYAQGIILVSVYFAILSLAWNALAGYTGQFSLAPAAFAMLGGYTTALLDFYLKVPLFIGIPAAIISTALFGLVLGKLVLRLSGPYLSLTTLAFAEIARVVVGNSHEFTRGDQGMHVATLTDSRLGYYYIFLAALVVVLVLLYAMLRSKLGRFMTAVRDDPVGAESRGINVVRVKMIVFCISCALCGLAGSLYGTFSQLVSPELGLLQQTGLVLSMVVIGGMASLTGSIVGALLVYLGSEWLRSFGNWQVIVFALLVILFARYVPGGLWGLMLDRLKGKRA, encoded by the coding sequence GTGATCGGTCCCGGACCGCTGTGGCGCGACCGGCTCGCGTTCGACATGCGCATCGCCGTGCTCGTGTGCGTGGTGCTCGCCGTGCTGCCGCTGGTGGTGCAGGGGCCGTACGCGCAGGGCATCATCCTGGTGAGTGTTTATTTCGCGATCCTGTCGCTGGCGTGGAATGCGCTCGCCGGCTACACCGGCCAGTTCTCGCTGGCGCCCGCCGCATTCGCGATGCTGGGCGGCTACACGACGGCGCTGCTGGACTTCTACCTGAAGGTGCCGCTGTTCATCGGCATCCCGGCCGCGATCATTTCCACCGCGTTGTTCGGCCTGGTCCTGGGCAAGCTGGTGCTCAGGTTGAGTGGCCCGTACCTGTCGCTGACGACGCTGGCCTTCGCCGAGATCGCGCGCGTGGTCGTCGGCAACTCGCACGAATTCACGCGTGGCGACCAGGGCATGCACGTCGCGACGCTGACGGACAGCCGCCTCGGCTACTACTACATCTTCCTCGCCGCGCTGGTGGTGGTGCTGGTGCTGCTGTACGCGATGCTGCGCAGCAAGCTGGGCCGCTTCATGACCGCGGTGCGTGACGACCCGGTGGGCGCCGAAAGCCGCGGCATCAACGTCGTGCGCGTGAAGATGATCGTCTTCTGCATCTCGTGCGCGCTGTGCGGGTTGGCGGGGTCGCTGTACGGCACCTTCAGCCAGCTGGTGAGCCCGGAACTGGGGTTGCTGCAGCAGACCGGCCTGGTGCTGTCGATGGTGGTGATCGGCGGCATGGCCTCGCTCACCGGCTCCATCGTCGGCGCGCTGCTGGTGTACCTGGGCTCCGAGTGGTTGCGCAGCTTCGGCAACTGGCAGGTGATCGTGTTCGCGCTGCTGGTGATCCTGTTCGCGCGCTACGTGCCGGGCGGGCTGTGGGGCCTGATGCTGGACCGGCTGAAGGGCAAGCGCGCATGA
- a CDS encoding ABC transporter ATP-binding protein, whose protein sequence is MSLLTIRNLSKAFGGVAAVNDVSFEVRQGEILGLIGPNGSGKTTVLNMLSGFLPADAGQVTMQDRDITSMRPDKLAQQGVLRMFQMTRVFTRTSALDNLLTAGMARGLAEAEAMKRAQSLIEELTLGPVQHLDAGQLSGGQRKLLEFGMCFIEPPVIAMLDEPFAAVHPVMREVMAKFIRARHEQGATFLLVSHDMPVVVDLCDRAVCMNAGKVIASGATRDVLSNHDVIEAYLGETHAGDESLAYGDHA, encoded by the coding sequence ATGAGCCTGCTCACCATCCGCAATCTGTCGAAGGCATTCGGCGGCGTCGCCGCCGTCAACGACGTGAGCTTCGAGGTGCGCCAGGGCGAGATCCTCGGCCTGATCGGCCCCAACGGCTCCGGCAAGACCACGGTCCTGAACATGCTCTCGGGCTTCCTGCCCGCCGACGCCGGCCAGGTGACGATGCAGGACCGCGACATCACGTCGATGCGTCCGGACAAGCTGGCGCAGCAGGGCGTGCTGCGCATGTTCCAGATGACGCGCGTGTTCACGCGCACCAGCGCGTTGGACAACCTGCTCACCGCCGGCATGGCGCGCGGCCTCGCGGAAGCCGAAGCCATGAAGCGCGCGCAGTCGTTGATCGAGGAGCTCACGCTCGGCCCGGTGCAGCACCTGGACGCGGGCCAGTTGTCGGGCGGCCAGCGCAAGCTGCTCGAGTTCGGCATGTGCTTCATCGAGCCGCCGGTCATCGCGATGCTGGACGAGCCGTTCGCGGCCGTGCACCCGGTGATGCGCGAGGTGATGGCCAAGTTCATCCGCGCCCGCCATGAGCAGGGTGCGACGTTCCTGCTGGTGAGCCACGACATGCCGGTGGTGGTCGATTTGTGCGACCGCGCCGTGTGCATGAACGCCGGCAAGGTCATCGCGTCCGGCGCCACGCGCGACGTGCTGAGCAACCACGACGTGATCGAGGCGTACCTGGGCGAGACGCATGCGGGCGACGAGTCGCTCGCGTACGGGGACCACGCATGA
- a CDS encoding DUF3443 family protein produces the protein MKRLLRVGVSIACALVLAACGGGGGGGSATKTVEPVFAGVAPLSAPTNAPTGFGPTPTAAANVLPVVVDRGIRGTAFNAPFVTVTVCVPGGTCADIDHVIVDTASAGLRLNASALPATLALPEAATTDGSAAAQCMKFLGGFTWGSVRRADVQLAGQRIASMPVHVMADTDARFATIPSGCSSAGANLANRLDAKGILGVGMSRQDCGSSCVTSAAPAMYYGCGASGCAPATVPLASQVTNPVTLLAAHNNGVALMLQQVPQGGAATVGGALVLGIGTDANNQLGSARLLAPDRSGQVSVTLKGRSLPAYIDSGSNALLFPDTELPKCGELFCPAQPTALDVRLRSPAGVEQAMSFTVESAPTWGAAAATIAAPWENETLWGLPFFFGRTVFVAIKDAPTPAGNGPFWAF, from the coding sequence ATGAAGCGCCTGCTACGCGTCGGCGTGTCGATCGCCTGCGCACTCGTGCTCGCCGCGTGCGGCGGCGGCGGTGGCGGCGGGTCCGCAACGAAGACAGTGGAACCCGTCTTTGCGGGCGTCGCACCGTTGTCGGCCCCGACCAATGCACCCACGGGCTTCGGCCCGACGCCCACCGCCGCGGCCAACGTGCTGCCGGTGGTGGTCGATCGCGGCATCCGCGGCACCGCCTTCAACGCGCCGTTCGTGACGGTCACCGTCTGCGTGCCGGGCGGTACCTGCGCGGACATCGACCACGTGATCGTCGACACCGCGTCGGCAGGCCTGCGCCTGAATGCGAGCGCCTTGCCTGCGACACTGGCGTTGCCGGAAGCCGCGACCACCGATGGCAGCGCTGCGGCGCAGTGCATGAAGTTCCTCGGCGGCTTCACCTGGGGATCGGTGCGGCGCGCCGACGTGCAGTTGGCGGGGCAACGCATCGCCTCCATGCCGGTGCACGTGATGGCCGACACCGATGCGCGCTTCGCCACGATCCCTTCCGGTTGCTCGAGCGCCGGCGCTAATCTCGCGAATCGCCTCGACGCCAAAGGCATCCTGGGCGTGGGCATGTCGCGCCAGGACTGCGGCTCGTCCTGCGTCACCAGCGCCGCGCCGGCGATGTACTACGGCTGCGGTGCGTCGGGCTGCGCGCCGGCGACGGTCCCGCTCGCGTCGCAGGTGACGAACCCGGTGACGCTGCTGGCCGCGCACAACAACGGCGTCGCGCTGATGTTGCAGCAGGTGCCGCAGGGCGGCGCGGCGACCGTCGGCGGTGCGCTGGTGCTGGGCATCGGCACCGATGCCAACAACCAGCTGGGCAGCGCACGCCTGCTGGCGCCCGATCGCAGCGGCCAGGTCAGCGTGACGCTGAAGGGCCGCAGCCTGCCCGCGTACATCGACAGCGGCAGCAACGCGCTGCTGTTCCCCGACACCGAGCTGCCCAAGTGCGGCGAGCTGTTCTGCCCCGCGCAGCCGACTGCGCTCGACGTGCGGCTGCGATCACCAGCGGGCGTGGAGCAGGCGATGAGTTTCACGGTCGAGAGCGCGCCCACGTGGGGCGCCGCAGCGGCGACGATCGCCGCGCCGTGGGAGAACGAGACGCTGTGGGGCCTGCCGTTCTTCTTCGGCCGCACCGTGTTCGTGGCGATCAAGGATGCGCCGACACCGGCGGGCAACGGGCCGTTCTGGGCTTTCTGA
- a CDS encoding branched-chain amino acid ABC transporter permease yields the protein MLLLSLDLLANGLIYGCFYALMAVGLAMIFGVLKIVNFAHGEFFMVGAYTYVLVALKFEVSPWIALPCAALAGAALGWIVERLLMRPLYRGYASWGFMKDEYAVVVTFGLSLLLINLVDKIVGPYSYKGPSLIETSRFALGPVMLTGQKAIAAVVALLIMGGLAVFLKRSVWGKQIQAVAQNRLGASLAGIDATRTTALIFAISGMLAALSGALLAPMVNPSPDVGAFPAIKSYVIVVLGGMGSVWGAMLAAMILGVSEAFFSVYGSYDYRDAFGLAILVLVLLLRPQGLFGEKGREL from the coding sequence TTGCTGCTTCTCTCGCTCGACCTGCTCGCCAACGGGCTGATCTACGGCTGCTTCTATGCGCTGATGGCCGTGGGCCTGGCCATGATCTTCGGCGTGCTGAAGATCGTGAACTTCGCCCACGGCGAGTTCTTCATGGTCGGCGCGTACACGTACGTGCTGGTCGCCCTGAAGTTCGAAGTCTCCCCTTGGATCGCGCTGCCCTGCGCGGCGCTGGCCGGCGCCGCGCTCGGCTGGATCGTCGAACGCCTGCTGATGCGCCCGCTGTACCGGGGCTATGCCAGCTGGGGCTTCATGAAGGACGAGTACGCGGTCGTCGTCACCTTCGGGCTGTCGCTGCTGCTGATCAACCTGGTCGACAAGATCGTCGGGCCGTACTCGTACAAGGGGCCCTCGCTCATCGAGACCAGCCGCTTCGCGCTCGGTCCCGTGATGCTCACGGGCCAGAAGGCAATCGCCGCAGTCGTCGCGCTGTTGATCATGGGCGGGCTGGCCGTGTTCCTGAAGCGGTCGGTCTGGGGCAAGCAGATCCAGGCGGTGGCGCAGAACCGCCTGGGCGCGTCGCTCGCGGGCATCGACGCCACGCGCACGACGGCGCTGATCTTCGCCATCTCCGGCATGCTGGCCGCGCTGTCGGGCGCGCTGCTGGCGCCGATGGTCAACCCGTCGCCCGACGTCGGCGCGTTCCCGGCGATCAAGTCGTACGTGATCGTGGTGCTCGGCGGCATGGGCTCGGTGTGGGGCGCGATGCTGGCCGCGATGATCCTGGGCGTCAGCGAGGCGTTCTTCTCGGTCTACGGCTCGTACGACTACCGTGATGCGTTCGGCCTCGCCATCCTCGTGCTGGTGCTGCTGCTGCGCCCGCAAGGCCTGTTCGGCGAGAAAGGGCGCGAGCTGTGA
- a CDS encoding histidine kinase, which translates to MSRPDTPTTAPDELDRQVAQLLGAPGDPLKDPDAIKALGLLRDRIGQDVIFVSRFDGGHRIIELVEEAPGHTVLRNGDEAPLEETWCYSVATGRMPEFVLDAREWIESGAVPQVDIQIGTHISTPITLANGAVYGMLCAFSEEVQSSATPNDLARLRLAAQWLGERLSQAPAGTEN; encoded by the coding sequence ATGTCCCGCCCCGACACCCCCACCACCGCCCCCGACGAACTGGATCGGCAAGTGGCGCAGCTGCTCGGCGCACCGGGTGATCCGCTGAAGGATCCGGACGCGATCAAGGCGCTGGGCTTGCTGCGCGACCGCATCGGCCAGGATGTGATCTTCGTGTCGCGCTTCGACGGCGGCCACCGCATCATCGAGCTGGTCGAGGAAGCGCCCGGCCACACGGTGCTCCGCAACGGCGACGAGGCGCCGCTGGAAGAGACCTGGTGCTACAGCGTCGCCACCGGCCGCATGCCCGAGTTCGTGCTCGACGCGCGCGAGTGGATCGAGTCCGGCGCCGTGCCGCAGGTCGACATCCAGATCGGCACGCACATCAGCACGCCGATCACGCTGGCCAATGGCGCGGTCTACGGGATGCTGTGCGCGTTCAGCGAAGAAGTGCAGTCCAGCGCCACTCCGAACGACCTCGCGCGGCTGCGGCTCGCGGCGCAGTGGCTGGGCGAGCGCCTGTCGCAAGCGCCGGCGGGCACCGAGAACTGA
- a CDS encoding c-type cytochrome: MRIWAAAIAACLAALAVASLPPSAGAQSKPAAKKASAPAAKAAPAKVDYAQRFAAQCAACHGANGRSDMAGVPVLAGQPSLYAITQLFLFREGRRNNEAMTAVGKTLTDDDMRGFADHIGTLPPVPPPPAADVDAARMAKGKALAEQHKCVFCHGAALDGGQQVPRIGGQKEDYLRASLRGFKDGTRPAYTQAMVSAVSQVPVEDLDTLAYYASRFTPAAPAK; this comes from the coding sequence ATGCGCATCTGGGCCGCGGCCATTGCGGCTTGCCTCGCGGCGCTGGCGGTGGCGTCTCTGCCGCCATCGGCCGGTGCGCAGTCGAAGCCCGCCGCGAAGAAGGCCAGCGCGCCGGCGGCGAAGGCCGCGCCGGCGAAGGTGGACTACGCGCAGCGCTTCGCGGCGCAGTGCGCGGCCTGCCACGGCGCCAACGGGCGCAGCGACATGGCCGGCGTGCCGGTGCTCGCCGGCCAGCCGTCGCTGTACGCGATCACGCAGCTGTTCCTGTTTCGCGAAGGCCGGCGCAACAACGAAGCGATGACGGCCGTCGGCAAGACGCTCACCGACGACGACATGCGTGGCTTCGCCGACCACATCGGCACTCTGCCTCCGGTGCCTCCGCCGCCGGCGGCCGACGTCGATGCGGCCCGCATGGCCAAGGGCAAGGCGCTGGCCGAGCAGCACAAGTGCGTCTTCTGCCACGGCGCCGCGCTCGACGGCGGCCAGCAGGTGCCGCGCATCGGCGGCCAGAAGGAGGACTACCTGCGCGCCAGCCTGCGCGGCTTCAAGGACGGCACCCGGCCCGCGTACACGCAGGCGATGGTTTCCGCGGTGAGCCAGGTGCCGGTGGAGGACCTGGACACGCTGGCGTACTACGCGTCGCGGTTCACACCCGCTGCGCCAGCCAAGTGA
- a CDS encoding ureidoglycolate lyase has translation MGQHWLTVEPLEARAFAPFGDVIEAGRGAAPRTINEGFAQRFDALARLDVGRDGGQAMLSLFRAKPRPMPFQLRLVERHLRGSQAFIPYPPQRFLVVIAPPGPAPTREQLRCFMASEGQGVNYAAGTWHHPLIALDDGGDFLVIDRHADDDDCEEHSLLEAGVWVKA, from the coding sequence GTGGGTCAGCACTGGCTCACGGTGGAACCGCTGGAGGCGCGAGCGTTCGCGCCCTTCGGCGACGTCATCGAAGCCGGCCGCGGCGCCGCGCCCCGCACGATCAACGAAGGATTCGCGCAGCGTTTCGACGCGCTGGCTCGCCTCGATGTGGGCCGCGACGGCGGACAGGCGATGCTGAGCCTGTTTCGCGCCAAGCCGAGGCCGATGCCGTTCCAGCTGCGGCTGGTCGAACGGCACCTGCGCGGCAGCCAAGCGTTCATCCCATATCCGCCGCAGCGGTTCCTGGTGGTCATCGCGCCTCCCGGGCCCGCGCCCACGCGGGAGCAGTTGCGCTGCTTCATGGCGAGTGAAGGGCAGGGCGTGAACTACGCCGCCGGCACCTGGCACCACCCCCTGATCGCGCTCGATGACGGCGGCGATTTCCTCGTGATCGACCGGCACGCGGACGATGACGATTGCGAGGAGCACTCGCTGCTCGAAGCGGGTGTTTGGGTGAAGGCGTAG
- a CDS encoding ABC transporter ATP-binding protein — protein MSGPLLEMRGVTAGYAQDIDVLREISLRVDAGQVTGLIGLNGAGKSTLVKTICGFLAPKSGSVTFEGNDVSGVAPHKLIDLGICCIPQESSLFPYLSVEDNLTLPLLGRRAKFGSVLKQRLDDVYAQFPALHEKRSQAAGSLSGGQQKQLEFGKAWLQQPKLCLVDEPSIGLSPRISEEVFTWIEKFASSGMGILLIDHNVRRVVRMSDRVCVLSLGRITAEGASSEFQGDLHRQVQEWLGLDF, from the coding sequence ATGAGCGGGCCCTTGCTCGAGATGCGCGGCGTCACCGCCGGCTACGCGCAGGACATCGATGTGCTGCGCGAGATTTCGCTGCGCGTCGACGCCGGGCAGGTCACCGGGCTGATCGGCCTGAACGGCGCCGGCAAGTCGACCCTGGTGAAGACGATCTGCGGCTTCCTCGCGCCGAAGTCCGGCAGTGTCACCTTCGAAGGCAACGACGTCTCCGGCGTCGCGCCGCACAAGCTGATCGACCTGGGCATCTGCTGCATCCCGCAGGAGTCGAGCCTGTTCCCGTATCTGTCCGTCGAGGACAACCTCACGCTGCCCCTGCTGGGCCGCCGCGCGAAGTTCGGCAGCGTGCTGAAGCAGCGCCTGGACGACGTGTACGCGCAGTTCCCGGCGCTGCACGAGAAGCGCTCGCAGGCGGCCGGCAGTTTGTCGGGCGGCCAGCAGAAGCAGCTGGAGTTCGGCAAGGCCTGGCTGCAGCAGCCCAAGCTGTGCCTGGTCGACGAACCCAGCATCGGTTTATCGCCGCGCATCTCGGAGGAAGTGTTCACCTGGATCGAGAAGTTCGCGTCGTCCGGCATGGGCATCCTCTTGATCGACCACAACGTGCGACGCGTGGTGCGCATGTCCGATCGCGTGTGCGTGCTGAGCTTGGGGCGAATCACCGCCGAAGGTGCGTCGTCCGAGTTCCAGGGGGATCTGCACCGGCAGGTGCAGGAGTGGCTGGGGCTGGATTTTTGA
- a CDS encoding VOC family protein, whose translation MTKTIFISLPVRDLQASVAFYKALGFEPNPKLSDGTGAAMSWSEAIQVMLVSLPRWRTFTDKPLPPAGTAGHMLSLAIDSREAVDAMQAAAAAHGGRADANPAEDHGFMYSRDLADPDGHLWATVWMDPAGSQQA comes from the coding sequence ATGACCAAGACGATCTTCATCAGCCTGCCGGTGCGCGACCTGCAGGCGTCCGTCGCCTTCTACAAGGCGCTGGGGTTCGAGCCGAATCCCAAGCTCAGCGACGGCACCGGCGCCGCGATGAGCTGGAGCGAGGCGATCCAGGTGATGCTGGTCTCGCTGCCGCGCTGGCGCACGTTCACCGACAAGCCGCTGCCGCCGGCGGGCACGGCGGGGCACATGCTGTCGCTGGCGATCGACAGCCGCGAGGCGGTCGATGCGATGCAGGCCGCCGCCGCGGCGCATGGCGGGCGCGCCGATGCCAACCCGGCCGAGGACCACGGCTTCATGTATTCGCGCGACCTGGCCGACCCGGACGGCCACCTGTGGGCGACGGTGTGGATGGATCCGGCGGGTTCACAGCAGGCGTAG
- a CDS encoding DUF2844 domain-containing protein, producing MPTRCTLFVCLTLLAAPAWGSVQEQRPPTLGAKSRAPYTQAVQVLPSGTRVVHYIDRRGIVFAVAWSGPYLPELQAMLGQHYLALVDAQSRSSLHAPIVVRTRDVVIASGGGAGAFTGRAWLPGRLPASFDPRDLP from the coding sequence ATGCCGACAAGGTGCACGCTGTTCGTCTGCCTCACGCTGCTCGCCGCGCCCGCGTGGGGTTCGGTGCAGGAGCAGCGGCCACCCACGCTGGGCGCGAAGTCGCGGGCACCGTACACGCAGGCGGTGCAGGTGCTGCCGTCGGGCACGCGCGTGGTGCACTACATCGACCGCCGCGGCATCGTGTTCGCGGTCGCGTGGTCCGGCCCCTACCTGCCGGAGCTGCAGGCGATGCTGGGCCAGCACTACCTGGCGCTGGTCGATGCCCAGTCACGCAGCAGCCTGCACGCGCCGATCGTCGTGCGCACGCGCGACGTGGTGATCGCCTCCGGTGGCGGGGCCGGCGCCTTCACGGGCCGCGCCTGGCTGCCGGGACGGCTGCCCGCCTCGTTCGACCCGAGGGACCTGCCATGA